In one window of Hyla sarda isolate aHylSar1 chromosome 1, aHylSar1.hap1, whole genome shotgun sequence DNA:
- the SLC46A2 gene encoding thymic stromal cotransporter homolog has translation MLVRTTMAQVRTWIEPIVVAAQLASSFYDPALLFVVKNYYNKSSVSLNTSDSDTLQKSISNFYIIHNFILGLAPLFSAYILAKIGDRQRRKVTICVPLFGYLLSRSFLLPVMLLDWPIEVMYGSAALNGLTGWFTAYWAGVMAWASEGSSEQKRSLKFIVIELVYGIAGFIGSLASGHIFRSVNISSHQGTTLVMCSLLLYLFCLVYAIFVLKVPQKETSALVDHGQVSSAEPTENSKLLGEIGEESSVNSTSWTPSRGFIALLFASAIMYNISVDGSVDVLSLFLLNKPLNFSPEYIGYANAAGYMVFITSFLAVFILSRWLKDVTLIVIGIVSFSAGTFILAFVRWAFLYFIARGVMMFALIPLPTIRSVLSKHIQGSSYGKVFVVLQLSLAISGLLTSVAFNKIYQVTLETFNGTCFIISGILAIISLIPISVSAYKYSRFH, from the exons ATGCTGGTGCGTACAACCATGGCACAGGTGAGGACCTGGATTGAACCAATAGTTGTTGCAGCTCAGCTGGCCAGCTCCTTCTATGACCCGGCACTGCTTTTTGTGGTAAAAAATTACTACAATAAATCTAGTGTATCTCTAAATACCTCAGATAGCGACACACTACAGAAATCCATATCAAACTTCTACATCATCCACAACTTCATCTTGGGACTGGCACCTTTATTTTCTGCTTATATTTTGGCAAAAATTGGTGATCGGCAGAGAAGGAAGGTTACTATATGTGTGCCACTATTTGGGTACTTGCTATCCCGAAGCTTTTTGTTGCCAGTCATGTTGCTGGACTGGCCAATTGAAGTGATGTATGGGTCTGCTGCTTTGAATGGTTTAACCGGATGGTTCACAGCCTATTGGGCCGGTGTAATGGCCTGGGCTTCTGAAGGTTCCTCGGAACAAAAACGTTCTCTGAAGTTCATTGTCATTGAGCTGGTATATGGAATAGCTGGTTTTATTGGTAGTTTGGCCTCTGGACATATATTTCGGAGTGTGAACATTTCAAGTCATCAAGGTACAACCCTAGTAATGTGCAGCCTTTTACTTTACCTTTTCTGCTTAGTATATGCTATTTTTGTACTAAAAGTACCCCAGAAGGAAACTTCTGCACTTGTAGATCATGGACAAGTGTCCTCTGCAGAACCTACTGAAAATTCGAAACTACTGGGAGAAATAGGTGAAGAATCATCAGTGAATTCCACATCTTGGACACCGTCACGAGGCTTCATTGCACTTCTTTTTGCAAGTGCCATAATGTACAATATTTCTGTTGATGGATCTGTCGATGTACTCTCTTTATTTTTGCTGAACAAACCACTTAACTTCAGCCCTGAATACATTGGTTATGCTAATGCAGCTGGCTACATGGTATTTATCACCAGCTTTCTAGCAGTGTTCATTTTATCCAGGTGGTTAAAAGATGTCACACTGATTGTGATTGGCATAGTGTCCTTCTCTGCTGGAACATTCATCCTGGCATTTGTGCGATGGGCATTCTTATATTTTATAG CCCGTGGGGTAATGATGTTTGCACTAATACCACTTCCAACTATAAGGTCTGTCTTATCCAAACATATACAAGGATCATCCTATG GTAAAGTATTTGTTGTCCTCCAGTTATCATTAGCCATTTCAGGGTTGTTGACATCAGTTGCGTTCAATAAGATTTATCAAGTCACTCTGGAAACATTTAATGGAACGTGTTTTATTATATCTGGGATTTTAGCAATTATCAGCCTCATTCCTATCAG tgTTTCTGCATATAAATATTCAAGGTTTCATTAG